The proteins below come from a single Conger conger chromosome 10, fConCon1.1, whole genome shotgun sequence genomic window:
- the LOC133138628 gene encoding periphilin-1-like isoform X2 codes for MEERSPFRRSGSMSLQKRPRFIKSEGSLRRPGSSFREHRYHSSEGMGFHPRRHHTGLHLPPPAHQYDDVRKARKFSPGKSKSYNDAPGLAHRTGREREIKSLSIMISQERENASSRGTPSSVTRAATVRDRAIQQKRRDIEEVYKQDCDTVGIVVKMLIDKDPSLERLIQASLQENLREIGLRCVEAMERFIQEYDSQDSSTATSHKY; via the exons GAAGAGAGAAGCCCTTTTCGGAGAAGCGGAAGTATGTCTCTCCAAAAGAGGCCGAG GTTTATAAAGAGTGAAGGGTCTTTAAGAAGGCCAGGCTCCAGTTTCAGGGAACACAGATATCACTCATCTGAAGGCATGGGTTTCCATCCCAGAAGGCACCATACAGGTCTACATCTTCCCCCACCTGCTCACCAATATGATGATGTGAGGAAAGCCCGCAAATTTTCTCCTGGGAAATCAAAGAGTTACAATG atgCTCCAGGCTTAGCTCACcgcacaggcagagagagggaaattaaATCTCTTTCCATCATG ATCTCTCAGGAAAGAGAGAATGCCTCCAGCAGAGGGACCCCATCTTCTGTAACGAGGGCTGCCACAGTGCGAGATCGAGCCATTCAGCAAAAGAGGAGGGACATCGAGGAG gTGTACAAGCAGGACTGTGATACAGTGGGCATTGTAGTGAAAATGCTGATCGACAAGGACCCGTCTCTGGAGCGGCTGATACAAGCATCGCTGCAGGAGAACCTGAGAGAGATCGGCCTGCGCTGTGTGGAAGCCATGGAGCGCTTCATCCAGGAATACGACTCCCAGGATTCCTCTACTGCAACCTCCCACAAGTACTGA